The Chlorocebus sabaeus isolate Y175 chromosome 6, mChlSab1.0.hap1, whole genome shotgun sequence genome has a segment encoding these proteins:
- the RPL13A gene encoding large ribosomal subunit protein uL13 isoform X2, giving the protein MAEVLVLDGRGHLLGRLAAIVAKQVLLGRKVVVVRCEGINISGNFYRNKLKYLAFLRKRMNTNPSRGPYHFRAPSRIFWRTVRGMLPHKTKRGQAALDRLKVFDGIPPPYDKKKRMVVPAALKVVRLKPTRKFAYLGRLAHEVGWKYQAVTATLEEKRKEKAKIHYRKKKQLMRLRKQAEKNVEKKIDKYTQVLKTHGLLV; this is encoded by the exons ATGGCGGAG GTCCTGGTGCTCGATGGTCGAGGCCATCTCCTGGGCCGCCTGGCGGCCATCGTGGCTAAACAGGTACTGCTGG GCCGGAAGGTGGTGGTCGTACGCTGCGAAGGCATCAACATTTCTGGCAATTTCTACAGAAATAAGT TGAAGTACCTGGCTTTCCTCCGCAAGCGGATGAACACCAACCCTTCCCGAGGCCCCTACCACTTCCGGGCCCCCAGCCGCATCTTCTGGCGGACGGTGCGAG GCATGCTGCCTCACAAGACCAAGCGAGGCCAGGCTGCCCTGGACCGCCTCAAGGTGTTTGACGGCATCCCACCGCCCTATGACAAG AAAAAGCGGATGGTGGTTCCTGCTGCCCTCAAGGTTGTGCGTCTGAAGCCTACAAGAAAG TTTGCCTATCTGGGGCGCCTGGCTCACGAGGTTGGCTGGAAGTACCAGGCAGTGACAGCCAccttggaggagaagaggaaagagaaagccaAGATCCACTACAGGAAGAAGAAGCAGCTCATG AGGCTACGGAAACAGGCCGAGAAGAACGTGGagaagaaaattgacaaatacaCACAGGTCCTTAAGACCCACGGACTCCTGGTCTGA
- the RPL13A gene encoding large ribosomal subunit protein uL13 isoform X3 encodes MNTNPSRGPYHFRAPSRIFWRTVRGMLPHKTKRGQAALDRLKVFDGIPPPYDKKKRMVVPAALKVVRLKPTRKFAYLGRLAHEVGWKYQAVTATLEEKRKEKAKIHYRKKKQLMRLRKQAEKNVEKKIDKYTQVLKTHGLLV; translated from the exons ATGAACACCAACCCTTCCCGAGGCCCCTACCACTTCCGGGCCCCCAGCCGCATCTTCTGGCGGACGGTGCGAG GCATGCTGCCTCACAAGACCAAGCGAGGCCAGGCTGCCCTGGACCGCCTCAAGGTGTTTGACGGCATCCCACCGCCCTATGACAAG AAAAAGCGGATGGTGGTTCCTGCTGCCCTCAAGGTTGTGCGTCTGAAGCCTACAAGAAAG TTTGCCTATCTGGGGCGCCTGGCTCACGAGGTTGGCTGGAAGTACCAGGCAGTGACAGCCAccttggaggagaagaggaaagagaaagccaAGATCCACTACAGGAAGAAGAAGCAGCTCATG AGGCTACGGAAACAGGCCGAGAAGAACGTGGagaagaaaattgacaaatacaCACAGGTCCTTAAGACCCACGGACTCCTGGTCTGA
- the RPL13A gene encoding large ribosomal subunit protein uL13 isoform X1 yields MAEVQVLVLDGRGHLLGRLAAIVAKQVLLGRKVVVVRCEGINISGNFYRNKLKYLAFLRKRMNTNPSRGPYHFRAPSRIFWRTVRGMLPHKTKRGQAALDRLKVFDGIPPPYDKKKRMVVPAALKVVRLKPTRKFAYLGRLAHEVGWKYQAVTATLEEKRKEKAKIHYRKKKQLMRLRKQAEKNVEKKIDKYTQVLKTHGLLV; encoded by the exons ATGGCGGAGGTGCAG GTCCTGGTGCTCGATGGTCGAGGCCATCTCCTGGGCCGCCTGGCGGCCATCGTGGCTAAACAGGTACTGCTGG GCCGGAAGGTGGTGGTCGTACGCTGCGAAGGCATCAACATTTCTGGCAATTTCTACAGAAATAAGT TGAAGTACCTGGCTTTCCTCCGCAAGCGGATGAACACCAACCCTTCCCGAGGCCCCTACCACTTCCGGGCCCCCAGCCGCATCTTCTGGCGGACGGTGCGAG GCATGCTGCCTCACAAGACCAAGCGAGGCCAGGCTGCCCTGGACCGCCTCAAGGTGTTTGACGGCATCCCACCGCCCTATGACAAG AAAAAGCGGATGGTGGTTCCTGCTGCCCTCAAGGTTGTGCGTCTGAAGCCTACAAGAAAG TTTGCCTATCTGGGGCGCCTGGCTCACGAGGTTGGCTGGAAGTACCAGGCAGTGACAGCCAccttggaggagaagaggaaagagaaagccaAGATCCACTACAGGAAGAAGAAGCAGCTCATG AGGCTACGGAAACAGGCCGAGAAGAACGTGGagaagaaaattgacaaatacaCACAGGTCCTTAAGACCCACGGACTCCTGGTCTGA